A genomic region of Enterococcus sp. 12C11_DIV0727 contains the following coding sequences:
- a CDS encoding MurR/RpiR family transcriptional regulator, which produces MLLLEKIELTRFSPTEKMVVDFMLEKRESIEKYSATMIAGETYTSPSLLSRIAKKLDFNGWSELKREFLNEIAYLDSNFKNLDANLPFKKSDSIMAITNKVAQLKTESLKDTLTLINHDSLKKAIRLIETHDTVKIFCLSNLIFLGEEFVFKMRHINKKAEIYPIQNTMFQEAVMTTNRDCAIFISYSGESDPLFKTVQLLKQNEVPIIAITSIGDNQLSRLADITLHVTTREKSFSKIAGFSSIESISLVLDALYSCYFAINYEENYEYKIKLAQATELRQIDNQIVREDS; this is translated from the coding sequence ATGCTATTACTAGAGAAAATAGAACTTACTCGATTTTCTCCAACCGAAAAAATGGTTGTAGATTTCATGTTGGAAAAGCGAGAATCGATAGAAAAATACTCTGCAACCATGATTGCTGGAGAAACATATACTTCGCCTTCCTTGCTATCAAGAATAGCAAAAAAGCTTGATTTTAACGGCTGGAGTGAATTAAAAAGAGAGTTCTTAAATGAGATAGCCTATTTAGACTCAAATTTCAAAAATTTGGATGCAAATTTACCATTTAAAAAAAGTGACTCTATTATGGCAATTACTAATAAAGTGGCGCAACTCAAAACTGAGAGTCTGAAGGATACACTTACACTAATAAACCATGATTCTTTAAAGAAGGCGATTCGACTAATTGAAACTCATGATACTGTAAAGATATTTTGTCTTTCTAATTTGATATTTTTAGGAGAAGAATTTGTCTTTAAGATGAGACATATTAATAAAAAGGCTGAAATTTACCCAATCCAAAATACAATGTTTCAAGAAGCTGTTATGACAACCAATAGAGACTGTGCCATATTTATTTCTTATTCTGGTGAATCTGATCCACTGTTTAAAACAGTTCAGCTGCTTAAACAAAATGAGGTCCCAATTATTGCTATTACAAGTATTGGAGACAATCAACTATCTAGGCTCGCTGATATTACGCTACATGTCACTACACGAGAAAAATCATTTTCAAAAATTGCTGGTTTTTCTTCTATAGAGTCTATTTCCTTAGTTTTGGACGCACTATATTCCTGTTATTTTGCTATCAATTATGAAGAAAACTATGAGTATAAAATAAAATTGGCACAAGCTACAGAGCTGCGCCAAATAGATAATCAAATTGTTCGTGAAGACAGTTAG